The Setaria viridis chromosome 2, Setaria_viridis_v4.0, whole genome shotgun sequence DNA window AACTGCAATTTTTACTTTACAATATTCACTTGTTTAGGAATAGTTTCTTCCTTGAGAAAATAGTTAGTTGACTTTGAAATATAATATCTTTTCATTGTTTATTATCAAAAAGCACTTTTATAGAAGGATGCACTAAAAAAATTGTTCGCCTATGTTATGTATTGTGAActgtgaagaagaaatttttttttgaccgaagtcagcaGGGAAGCCtcaacctatttttttatataattttttattccagatcCGTTAATTCGCTCGAATCCAGACATGCTACCCTTTCACCTGTGAAGAAGATAGTAACCttagttttttttactttttatgCAGCTGGATGGGCAAGCCCGTACTGATTAAATATATAAAAGAAGAAAACTAAAAGAGTTCACATACAAGAAAAAGGGAAGATTACATCAGGGAATGGATCCGTTATTGTATAATCTCAATCTCAGGGGAGTACTTCAGGGGTACTTTAACAATTTTGGTAATCTGGCGAGATTTATTTTCGCCATCTGTATTGTATCCTCACAGGAGGAGATCGAAGTAGTCCGGGCATACGCATTGCAACAaaataaaggggaaaaaaaaagctgtTGGTGGCAGGAAATGAAAAGAGGAGATTCGGATGCGTTGCGTCGTTGGTCGATCAGATCATCAGAAAATGAGATCCCGTGTGGCTGTGGGAGTGGGGGACCAACCCAGTGGCAACAACGACGCAGATGCCGTACGGCCGCGCGAATCGATGGCTGGGCCGGGCCCCACCGGGCAGGCAGCCTTTGCCTGCTTTGTCGATCTccatctcctctcctcccctgccCTGCTCTGCTCACCAAGCACACAGTTTATGGTGGTACAGTAGCATGCATTAACAAAAGCCACGACGTACGGGGAGGGGGAAGATCAGTAACAGTCAATGCATGACgtcgaatgggtcatcactcatcagtagCTAAAGCTGTTTACTACAGAATTTACTGTAGTTATTCATTTTTAGCTCTAACCAAGTTGGTTAAAAGATTTCTTTTTCCATATTAAGTTGCTCATTCCAACAGCATGTACATTTCCCACACTCCAAAATCCCAATTCCTCTCCCACGTTTGGCAAGTCAAACTCGCTTGCCAAGTTTGGAGAGTGGGAAGGAGCATTTGGCAAACCGGATGGGATGGCCATCCGAATAGTAAGTCTGTTGGACCGTAATTTTTTTAGCAGACCGCTACATTTTATCTTGGAGAGTGAAATAGCAattctgttggagatgctctaagcaACCTAGAGAAGAGAAGAAGTAGGttaacatatatttttttaacttatGTGTAAGAATTCGTTATCTTTCTATAATGAAATTCGGGCAAGACCCTTTGTTGAAAAAGTTATGTGCAAGAGAAACAACAATGACCATCCGGGGtatcaatgattttttttagaaaacttgTGAGATGTAAATTAAACCTAGCGCACGGGAATAATAAGATTATTAGATCctcctcttaatgaaaaacgtgcgTGCTTAGGCACAGTGGtgagaaaaattagattatttGACATTTAGTTTGCCGCAATTTCGCTTTGTCAGACAAGTACGTGATGAAAAATAACATTTGTTGCTGTACGTACATATGTAGGCATGCACAATAATCTACACTAGATGGATACAGTAAAGGTGCTAGCTAGCTGCGATATTTTTAGCATACGGGAAGGTAGAGacgagaaggaaaaaggaaataaaggAGATGGATGTAGATTTCTATCTTATAGCGTACATAtacgctctctctctctctctctctccaaataATGGATGGATGGTCCAGGGCCTGGCTAGCTAGTAAATGGACCGGACCGGACCGGACTGGTCCTCTCTACTACTGTATAATAGATCGGGCTGGGGCTGGGCTGCATCTACTCGCTGCTGCTCTAGCTCCAGACCACCTCTCTAGTGATGGCTAGTGTTGTGCTGTACGTGCGGGCTTGCAATGGCCTGGGCATATATGGAGTGGTGGGCGAGAgagatgcatgcatggacaAAATCTTTGACCTGCTAGAGAGATTGATGCATCAGCCGGGCGGGCTGACCTGACCTGGCTGGTGTCATCCTTGCATCATCGTGACGACGTGCATAACGTTGCCGTGCATGGTGCATGCAGTCATTGTGCACGTGTAACAAAATGTGGAGAGAAAAGAAGTTACAGTATATATAGAAAGCCCTAGCTTGATCGATCTTATCCCGATACAATTTCTTTGCGCCGCCGCTCCGATTCCCCGATATCCCAATCTCTctgtcgcgccgccgccgcagccgccgcgctTCTCGTCTGCTTCAACCGATCCCACCGCCATCAAGTTCTGCCCGCCTGGACGCCGGATCTGCCCCAGGTAGGCTTGCGCGATTCTATTACTAATGCTCCAGTTCACCAGTCCTTTGAATCTCTGAGCTGAGTTTCGAATCGACTAGCAGTGGGAACAACGACGATGATCGGCCGGAGGCGGTTCGTGAACCTGCTGGCGGAGAACATCAAGACCAGGGTGTTCTCGGTGCACCGCCTGAACGTCTCGGAGCACCTCTTCTACCCGTCGACGGCCGAAGCAGAAGCGGCCAGGCCAGCACAGGTGGTGTCGAGATTGggggcgctgccgccgccggccgccagctTCCATGCGGCGTCCGCTGCTTCGTATAATGGTCAGCTTATCGCGCTGGCGAGCCCCCGGAGCAGCGAGAGCAGGATCCTCTGGAGCAGCCCGTTGCCGCGCACCCTCTTCTACGACTTGGAATCGCACTTCCACTACCTGCTACCAGACCTCAGTTTCAAAGCGCGCGATCCCATCGCCATCTCCATCGCCCGCCCTGATGCCCCGGAAGAGGACATCTACGTCATGAGCTCCGGCACTGCCTACGCCGGCTTCGAAGTCCTCAGATTCGGCCACTCCGAGAAGACTCGGTTACACTTTCATCCGGAGACGTGGCACTTGGAATCCCTTCCGCTGCCACCCCTGCCCGAGGGTGCCGTCATCCGCTCCCACGCGGTTCTCCACGACGGCCGCACCATCTGCGTCACGGCCCAGGACGGCCCGTACAGCGACGAAGGTCCGTACGGCACCTACCTCTTCGACACGGTGAAGCGCAAGTGGAGACGAGCGCCTGGCGGCTGGAATCTGCCCTTCTTCGGCGGTGCCGAGCACGTCCCCGACCTCAAGCTCTGGCTGGGCCTCTGCAGCAGGGGCCGCGACCTGTGCGCGTCGTCGGACCTCTCCGCCGCCCTTGACAAGTGGAAGCCGCCGACACTGAAGCATCAATGGGAGATCGTGGAGACGCACGACGACTGGCGCCCAGAGAAGGTCAGCCTCATCAACCTTGGCGAGGGTAGGTTTTGCATCTTCAAGGCCATGTATTATACGGTGAACGAGGAATGGTTTGATGGCTTCTCTGCTCGGGCTCTGCTCACCGGCGTGGAGGTGATTTCCTCTCCAGAAGAACAAGGGCTCAGGATGATCGAGCACAA harbors:
- the LOC117846525 gene encoding uncharacterized protein translates to MIGRRRFVNLLAENIKTRVFSVHRLNVSEHLFYPSTAEAEAARPAQVVSRLGALPPPAASFHAASAASYNGQLIALASPRSSESRILWSSPLPRTLFYDLESHFHYLLPDLSFKARDPIAISIARPDAPEEDIYVMSSGTAYAGFEVLRFGHSEKTRLHFHPETWHLESLPLPPLPEGAVIRSHAVLHDGRTICVTAQDGPYSDEGPYGTYLFDTVKRKWRRAPGGWNLPFFGGAEHVPDLKLWLGLCSRGRDLCASSDLSAALDKWKPPTLKHQWEIVETHDDWRPEKVSLINLGEGRFCIFKAMYYTVNEEWFDGFSARALLTGVEVISSPEEQGLRMIEHKSFSYICDQESIDWVV